From the Lathyrus oleraceus cultivar Zhongwan6 chromosome 3, CAAS_Psat_ZW6_1.0, whole genome shotgun sequence genome, the window TAGGCCATCAGTAGCCTACTTTCCATCCAGCGTGTAGCCTCCAGTTCCTGTTGCTTTTACAGCCTTCACTTCCCTTACGTCAACCATGTTGAATTCGACAGGTTCAACATAGTTGGTCTCAACAACGTTAAGGGGATCAGTATCAACTTTCATTTGGTTTTTCCCTTTGTCGGCGAACTTGAGGCGGCCATCTCTAATTGCGTTCTGaataagatccctgaaaagaaagcaTTGTGAAGTTTTATGGCCCAAAAAACTGTGATATTTACAGAAACCTCGTTTCTTTCGTTGTTCTAACGGAGGAATCTTGGTATTAGGAGGCACTATCATTTGGCCATCTTTCACTAATAGATCGAAGATCTCGTCACATTTGGTAACATCAAATGTGTAAGTCTTTTTGGGAAATCTATCGTTCTTTTCAGTTTCGACAGGATTTCTGCTATTCGACGGTGTAAGTAATTTGCAGGCGTAGGGTGGTGCTTCTTTTAATTCTGCCAAATCTACTTCGAATTCCTCAAGACCATAGGGGTCTTTAGCAATTTCAGACTCATTGTCTTCGAATTCGACATAAGCAACCCTCTCTATCTTATAATTCTTATTTGCTCTGGCCTTTTCAGATTTTAAGCGTTCGACCTGTCGAACCCTATCTGCTAATTGGGCCATGTCTCTTAGATGCTGGGTATCTAACTTTTTCCTGATGGAATAGTCCAGACCTCCAacggccatttcgaccaactcgtGTTCAGGCACTATTGTAAAGCATCTAGATTTCAACAAACGAAACCTATTCAGATAGTCATCTATAGGTTCGGTGAATTTTCTCTTGATGCTGACTAATTCCTTAAGGCTTATCTTAGTTTGGCCCATATAGAATTGTTCGTGAAACAATCTTTCTAACTAGGGCCAAGCATCTATGGAATTTGGTGGCAAAGTCGTAAATCACGTGAAGGCGTTCTTTGTTAaagaactagggaaatatttCATCCTCAAGTTCTCACTGTTCGCCAACTCCCCTGCCTCAGTCATGTATCTGACTATATGCTCTATAGTGGATTCACTAGTATCccctgagaatttggtgaacttagggatTTTACAACCCCTTGGTAATTCTGTTTGCAGGACATATTCTGATAGAGGGGAAGAATAGTTTGGCCGTCGAAGTCCTGTGTTTAGACCATTCTGGGCCATGATTCTCTCTATCATACTGGTTAGGTCATTTTCCATCATGTTTTCCCGCCTGACCCTATGAACTACTTCGTCTGCGTCCTGATCTCTATTAACCATCATCACTCTCCTAGGTTGTTCTTCAGGGACTTCTCGTCGAATTGGCTGTTGTTCCAATCTTGCCCCTATGACTCTTTCGTCAGGGGCTTGCCTTTGTGGTCGAACCTGATCTATCGTTGGTTCTTCTCCCTGGATTATAACCTGGTTTGGCCTGCATCGAATAGCAGTTTGTGGGGCGCCTAGAAAGTCTGCTATGCGTCCCATCTGTGCTGACAATTGTTGGTACATTTGGGCATTGTCAGTATTAGTCCTATTCACATTCTGTATTAAAGGAGAGAAAATGGTATTCATTTCTCTGGCCAGAATtcctaccatatcatggttactgacatccatttgttgtctaaagGCTGCCTGATTATTCGTTGTAAGGGTAGGTAGTAAGGTGGGGATTCCTTGTGATTGGCTATTTCGACCTACATGGTTCATGCCAGATCCAGAATTTTGGATTGGAGAAATAACCGTATTATGTGGTTGAGTATATATGGAAAAATTGTTTTGTAACCCTGCCATGGCGGTGGATGGCATTCCATAAGGGTAATCTCTCACAGGCCTAAAGTTTTTGAATCCTGGTGGCCTAGGGGTTGAAACTGTAGGAGTCTCTGCCGCGCCTGATATGATAGGCATTACTGTCGAATTATGCAAGGCCATGGATCCAGACGTTGGTATGGCCTGTGCATTAGGGATTTTAGTGGATACATTAATCGAATTCGCTCCGATTGTGCTCGGTCCCCGAGGGGAGAATTGTTCCCCTTGACTGGTTGTATTAACCATCTTTTTTGCGTTTTTTCTGTTGGTTATAGGTTGTGAATTGTTGGCTATCCTGCCACTTCTAAGGATCATACAACACTAATTTTTAAACCAAAAGAATAACGACAATTTTGCAAATTGTAAAACAACTATTGTAATCATCAATTCTTTTGacactgtcccactgggcgtgccaatttgtttaccagtgatttctgataaacaaccgctagtcttccaaatttatatatttttggtaacTCACATGATCaactagattgatcctaggacacGTGTCTTAAGAATTATTATTACGGTGATTTGACTCATAGTTACGTTTGTTTCTAATTTGTGGATGACGAAAAGTGTATAGACAATGATTTTAAGTGAAACTTATGACTTTATGAACGAAGTAAATGATGCTAATTTTGTGGTAAACGGTTTAAAGATAACAAAAAGACTTAGGAAAGGTAAAGATAAATGACTCGAAGTAAATTCTTTAAGTTCTTTTAGAAAGTACTGGAAATGAAGACTTTTGGAGAAATGTAAATGCAGAAATAAAAGTGATGATAAACTACTGAAAAGTAAGGACAATTCGACAGATAAAGAGACAGTAAAATACTTTAATTTAAACAATTGGTATGAAAAATAGAACATGAATGAAActtatggtgttcttcatacatacattttcagcgtAAAAACTCTTTTTTCTCGCTCCGGTACTTCGAGTGTATTTTGTGAATTTCTGTATATCTGTTTGAACACCTTTTGAATCTAAAACTAAGACCCCTATTTATAGTAATTTGACCCTAACGGCCTTTACATATATGACTGCCACGTTCGCCGTTCCCAAGCGTTGCATATCTTAGACATTTCCATGTGTTGGTCTGACGAAACGACTTTGTTTCAATTTCAAATACTTCCGCTTGAAGCTTCGACTCTGTGAATGACCATGTCGAAGAGAGCTTTATGAAAACCCAAGATCTTTTAAGTTCCAAGCTTCGACAGTAAATAATTGCTTATCCAAAAAGAGAATTTAAACAGCTTCGTCATATTCACCTTTTGCTTATTCTCAGAACTTAATATTTCCAAAGACCTTTAACTGTCTGTCGAAATCCCCAGCTAACAGGGATAAAtattcgtaaaggttatcatcgatgtagggtttcctaaagtcatcatcttccagtatgagagttgatggcaacttaattgtttttataatttcttcttGTACTAATTCCCTAACGCactcatcaatgatatctaaggcataacatgcgtctcccatcacaggtgccataagaaatttcgaaagtataagCTCTATTCTTGGAAATAGAATTGCATTCCAAGGGCTTCGGATCGTcgagtctacgtttgttggtaagcatgtctttgagaaattttgcataagaaggtatttgggtgatggcttatgtgaaagggatttctacgtgaagtttttctataaccttaataaatttctgatactggttattgatctgggtttgtttgagtctttgcggatatggtatcggtggtttatatggcgggggtggtacataagttttatctttaggttcttctcctttttcttgactttcctggttttcagattcctctggttcctttactttgtctgtgggttcggtatattccttagaagtttcgggt encodes:
- the LOC127130976 gene encoding uncharacterized protein LOC127130976; amino-acid sequence: MGQTKISLKELVSIKRKFTEPIDDYLNRFRLLKSRCFTIVPEHELVEMAVGGLDYSIRKKLDTQHLRDMAQLADRVRQVERLKSEKARANKNYKIERVAYVEFEDNESEIAKDPYGLEEFEVDLAELKEAPPYACKLLTPSNSRNPVETEKNDRFPKKTYTFDVTKCDEIFDLLVKDGQMIVPPNTKIPPLEQRKKRGFCKYHSFLGHKTSQCFLFRDLIQNAIRDGRLKFADKGKNQMKVDTDPLNVVETNYVEPVEFNMVDVREVKAVKATGTGGYTLDGK